A DNA window from Streptomyces canus contains the following coding sequences:
- a CDS encoding MFS transporter, which produces MWRDRDFRRLWVGQTASQLGEHTTLLVLPLFAVLTLDAGAGQLGVLRAVGQAPILLLTLFVGAWVDRWRTRTVMVLTDAGRTLALGAAALGGLLGLLGLPALLVVTFTVGALSVFFDVAYQASLVRLVRRDQLVRGNSALEGSRSAAQIGGPALGGALVSLLSAPIAAAAGALFFALSFLSIRRIRHRESIPAHSERPPRTGRRIHEGLRFVAGDPLLRTVCLASAAFQFCFAAMMTVYLLFLPRELHLSGTAVGLALAATGPGALLGSVLAARLPGRFGYGVVLMSAAALGDGAFLCVPALHGSTAVTLPVLLAVGFVFGAGGQLVNVTVMAVRQTATPDGMQGRAAATITFVGMGMTPLGSLLGGFLAQEWGLRTSLLVTAAGMLLSPVVMALSPLARLGRSLPAREGRTDPTSP; this is translated from the coding sequence CTGTGGCGGGACCGTGACTTCCGTCGCCTCTGGGTGGGCCAGACGGCCTCCCAACTCGGTGAACACACAACTCTGTTGGTGTTGCCGCTCTTCGCCGTCCTGACACTCGACGCCGGCGCCGGCCAGCTGGGTGTCCTGCGAGCGGTGGGGCAGGCACCGATCCTGTTGCTCACGCTCTTCGTCGGCGCGTGGGTGGACAGATGGCGGACCCGCACGGTGATGGTGCTGACGGACGCCGGCCGGACCCTGGCACTGGGCGCCGCCGCCCTGGGCGGTCTCCTCGGTCTGCTCGGCCTGCCCGCGCTGCTCGTGGTCACCTTCACCGTGGGAGCCCTGTCCGTGTTCTTCGACGTGGCCTACCAGGCGTCTCTCGTGCGGCTGGTGAGACGTGATCAGCTGGTGCGGGGCAACAGCGCGCTCGAGGGCAGCCGGTCCGCGGCCCAGATCGGCGGTCCCGCCCTCGGCGGTGCGCTGGTGTCACTGCTGTCGGCGCCGATCGCCGCAGCCGCCGGCGCGCTGTTCTTCGCGCTGTCGTTCCTGTCGATCCGGCGGATCCGTCACCGCGAATCGATCCCGGCGCATTCGGAACGGCCCCCTCGCACAGGGCGGCGTATCCACGAGGGCCTCCGTTTCGTCGCCGGCGACCCCTTGCTGCGGACCGTGTGCCTGGCCTCGGCCGCCTTCCAGTTCTGCTTCGCGGCCATGATGACCGTCTATCTGCTCTTCCTGCCGCGGGAGCTGCACCTGTCGGGCACCGCCGTCGGGCTGGCCCTCGCGGCGACGGGGCCGGGCGCGCTCCTGGGCTCGGTGCTGGCCGCCCGGCTGCCGGGCCGGTTCGGTTACGGCGTGGTGCTCATGTCCGCGGCGGCACTCGGCGACGGCGCGTTCCTGTGCGTGCCCGCGCTGCACGGCTCCACCGCGGTGACGCTTCCCGTGCTCCTCGCGGTCGGCTTCGTGTTCGGGGCGGGTGGCCAGTTGGTGAACGTCACGGTCATGGCCGTCCGGCAGACGGCCACCCCGGACGGGATGCAGGGCCGCGCGGCCGCCACGATCACGTTCGTCGGCATGGGGATGACCCCGCTCGGCTCCCTGCTCGGCGGATTCCTCGCGCAGGAGTGGGGATTGCGCACCAGTCTCCTGGTGACGGCGGCGGGCATGCTGCTGTCCCCGGTGGTGATGGCCCTGTCCCCGCTCGCTCGCCTGGGACGGTCGCTTCCAGCACGCGAAGGACGCACCGACCCGACGTCACCCTGA